The proteins below are encoded in one region of Apium graveolens cultivar Ventura chromosome 4, ASM990537v1, whole genome shotgun sequence:
- the LOC141716735 gene encoding transcription factor BEE 3-like, whose product MAHYTSDMHTFNSPLSLLEFDPNMELIMNQLVQTNPTAMHTSNSNLNSLIGFSIDNFITQVPEFPGNLADNFPEFSEDNKNLMQELAPVAENDFHKSKKSIALHEVESCSDNSTPQASDSGNKRKNSSGRGKRSKNSDKEEEKPKGVVHVRARRGQATDSHSLAERVRRGKINQKIKCLQDIVPGCHKTMGMAVMLDEIINYVQSLQNQVDFLSMKLTAASTFHDFHSDSTDAFELLQSANAYEAQKMQRVGRRGYEEGGCTQFGPLDLTFGTYPTHPYNS is encoded by the exons ATGGCTCATTACACATCAGATATGCACACCTTCAACTCACCACTTTCTTTGCTAGAGTTCGATCCAAATATGGAACTCATCATGAATCAGCTCGTACAAACAAATCCAACTGCCATGCACACCTCAAATTCAAATTTGAATAGCCTCATCGGCTTTTCTATCGATAATTTTATTACTCAAGTGCCTGAATTCCCAGGTAACTTGGCAGATAATTTCCCAGAATTTTCGGAAGATAATAAGAACTTGATGCAAGAATTAGCCCCTGTCGCGGAAAATGATTTCCATAAGTCTAAGAAGAGTATAGCATTACATGAAGTGGAAAGCTGCTCTGATAACTCGACCCCTCAAGCGTCTGATAGCGGGAACAAGAGAAAAAAT AGTTCCGGAAGGGGTAAAAGATCGAAAAACAGTGATAAGGAAGAAGAGAAACCAAAGGGTGTGGTGCATGTCAGAGCTAGAAGGGGCCAAGCCACTGATAGTCACAGTTTAGCAGAAAGG GTTCGAAGAGGAAAAATCAACCAAAAAATAAAATGCTTGCAGGACATCGTACCAGGTTGCCACAAG ACAATGGGAATGGCAGTAATGTTGGATGAGATTATTAACTATGTTCAGTCGTTGCAGAATCAAGTTGAC TTCCTTTCTATGAAACTCACAGCAGCAAGCACATTCCATGATTTCCACTCTGATTCCACCGATGCATTTGAATTACTACAG AGTGCAAATGCATATGAGGCACAAAAAATGCAAAGAGTTGGAAGAAGAGGATATGAAGAGGGTGGTTGCACACAATTTGGTCCCCTTGACCTTACTTTTGGCACTTACCCTACACACCCATACAATTCttga
- the LOC141716734 gene encoding G-type lectin S-receptor-like serine/threonine-protein kinase B120, with protein sequence MRYFKGLCSYLKKRVMRSRTKKDEDDGGGLGHLFFELRALQIATNFLSELNMLGHGGFGPVYKGLMPDGQEVAVKKLSLESRQGLREFTNEVKLLLKVQHKNLVMLLGCCIEGPEKMLVYEYLQNKSLDYFLFDKRKSASLDWAHRFRIINGIVRGLLYLHEEAPVRIIHRDIKASNILLDEQLNPKISDFGLARLFPGDDTHFNTFRISGTHGYMAPEYAMRGYLSVKTDVFSFGVLLLEIVSGRKNFDRLLVSEKRDLLSYAWELFQAKKTLELLDASLIECNPDEAAICIQLGLLCCQASVSERPDMNSIYLMLSGDSPILPKPGLPAIQGRGGHCTMTTSALTNTNDNSTQTKIVKASADSSFVEEYSRNSMSYSSMDEGR encoded by the exons ATGAGGTATTTTAAAGGGCTATGTAGTTATTTAAAGAAGCGGGTGATGCGAAGTAGAACTAAGAAAGATGAAGATGATGGTGGTGGGTTGGGGCACTTGTTTTTCGAGCTGCGAGCTTTGCAGATTGCAACAAATTTTTTGTCTGAGTTGAATATGCTTGGACATGGTGGATTTGGCCCTGTTTATAAG GGACTTATGCCTGATGGTCAAGAAGTAGCTGTGAAGAAGCTATCCCTGGAATCAAGACAGGGACTAAGAGAATTCACTAATGAGGTGAAACTTTTATTAAAAGTTCAGCACAAGAATTTGGTCATGTTGCTGGGATGCTGCATTGAAGGACCTGAGAAGATGCTTGTGTATGAGTATCTTCAGAACAAGAGCCTTGACTATTTCCTCTTTG ATAAAAGGAAGTCTGCATCACTGGATTGGGCCCACAGATTCCGAATAATTAATGGAATTGTTAGGGGTCTTCTTTACCTCCATGAAGAAGCTCCTGTAAGAATTATTCATCGAGATATTAAAGCTAGTAATATATTGTTGGATGAGCAATTGAATCCTAAAATATCTGATTTTGGGTTAGCAAGGCTTTTTCCGGGGGATGATACACATTTCAATACATTTAGGATCTCTGGTACTCA TGGATATATGGCACCTGAGTATGCAATGCGTGGATATTTGTCAGTCAAAACAGATGTTTTTAGCTTCGGAGTTTTGCTACTTGAGATTGTGAGTGGCAGAAAAAATTTTGATCGGCTGCTTGTTTCTGAAAAGAGAGATCTTTTAAGCTAT GCATGGGAACTCTTTCAAGCCAAAAAGACACTGGAATTACTCGATGCAAGTCTTATCGAATGCAATCCTGATGAAGCAGCAATATGCATACAACTTGGATTATTATGCTGTCAAGCTAGTGTCTCAGAGAGACCTGATATGAATTCCATATACCTCATGCTATCCGGCGATTCACCAATTTTACCAAAACCTGGCTTACCTGCAATTCAGGGGCGCGGTGGGCACTGTACAATGACCACATCTGCTCTGACCAACACTAATGATAATAGTACACAAACCAAAATTGTCAAGGCATCTGCCGATAGTAGTTTTGTTGAGGAATATTCTAGAAATTCCATGTCATATTCTTCCATGGATGAAGGTAGATAG